A single genomic interval of Armigeres subalbatus isolate Guangzhou_Male chromosome 1, GZ_Asu_2, whole genome shotgun sequence harbors:
- the LOC134204961 gene encoding protein lin-37 homolog has product MSKRRNLLDSAEKRRSLQNVAVARGRLKGALADIMTHSDDESDSDDPNTTRQLKRSKTTSSLDPIPIPHQSYIMKLFDRSVDLARFDEATPLYPICRAWMQNQPRANPKLLRTPSPVKRERNPRMVDQYLSGELKEIRAMPRPEVSVVDRCPLPLPSQTRTSKELLEVQPMSKAELLDEHRKRWCQIRHNWEHHGSIRNERHAASFELLDALLKGNV; this is encoded by the exons ATGTCTAAACGCCGTAATTTACTAGATTCGGCTGAGAAAC GTCGCTCCCTTCAAAACGTAGCAGTAGCCCGCGGTCGTCTCAAGGGGGCTCTGGCCGACATCATGACCCACAGTGATGACGAGTCAGATTCCGATGATCCCAACACTACTCGTCAACTGAAACGATCGAAGACTACAAGTTCGCTAGACCCAATACCAATCCCTCACCAGTCATACATTATGAAGCTGTTCGACCGAAGTGTTGATTTGGCACGATTCGATGAGGCAACCCCGTTGTATCCCATTTGTCGCGCATGGATGCAAAACCAACCGAGAGCCAACCCGAAACTGCTTCGTACGCCGTCACCCGTTAAGCGCGAGCGAAATCCACGGATGGTTGATCAGTACCTAAGTGGGGAATTGAAGGAAATTCGGGCGATGCCTCGGCCGGAAGTCAGTGTGGTGGATCGCTGTCCCTTGCCATTGCCCAGTCAAACAAGAACTTCCAAAGAGCTGCTAGAGGTGCAGCCGATGTCAAAAGCAGAGCTGTTGGATGAGCATAGAAAGCGTTGGTGTCAGATTAGACACAATTGGGAACATCACGGTTCCATTCGAAATGAGCGTCATGCGGCTAGCTTCGAACTGTTGGATGCCTTGCTTAAAGGAAATGTTTGA